The Dermacentor silvarum isolate Dsil-2018 chromosome 7, BIME_Dsil_1.4, whole genome shotgun sequence genomic sequence CGAACGTATACACGTGGCAAACAACACTGAGCACTAGCCCGAGCCATGGCTCGGGCTAGTGCTAGTAGGCAGTGGGCTAGTAGACAGTCGGCAGGATGCAGCCTGCCGACTGCCCATGGATGGCGCCAGTGCCTACGCAATATGGCGGCGTCCATGAAAAAAGGGTATATACTAGGACCCCAATACGCCACTTGCATTGGTTTCTTAGTATATACCTTTTTTATAATAAGAAAGCATGTGGAGTTCCTGCAACTTAGCTTCGCTCAGATACAGTTCGGTTACGTGGCGCCAGTCACATCGGCGAAGCGCACTCCCAGCCACATTTATTGTCGTACTACGGCTTGTTACCGATGCTGAAGTTCTTGCGCAATACAAGGATTGGTGAGAAGGGATTGCGCATGTTGCATCTGCTCATGAAGTCAGCCGTGTGCACGTCGAAGTAGAGCCAGGCAAAGCGCTTCCGCGGCTTCCTCCCCAGAACGTACTTCACCTGCGCAGCCAGCACACCTGTCACGCACCGACCACGCGCGGACATTAGAGACTGACCTTCTCTGCCACGGTATTGTTGTCGTCGAAGATGAGGACTACACGTTTGGTGTCTGTGCCGAATGCAATGTTGGTGTCATTGACGCGTGCCC encodes the following:
- the LOC125947137 gene encoding uncharacterized protein LOC125947137 yields the protein MELVDETTDYYYGNLDVVVGLSLEMGALMYHYGSDRENALKGAVLYGSCTSLTLVPLDMGCESGSRARVNDTNIAFGTDTKRVVLIFDDNNTVAEKVKYVLGRKPRKRFAWLYFDVHTADFMSRCNMRNPFSPILVLRKNFSIGNKP